In Candidatus Dependentiae bacterium, the following are encoded in one genomic region:
- a CDS encoding DUF721 domain-containing protein: protein MIHSIKSILHSFFDTHNTWKSQLLEEWPSIIGDLKGQVQLEKINDDNLILGVRDSSWMQELYFLSDVLLKTINNKLDQPRIKKIRFKTMSHNQCTKKNIPKKKLEACKVVTLSQKEQLALEKIGDAQLRIALELFLVRCYQEQE, encoded by the coding sequence ATGATACATTCTATTAAATCGATTTTACATTCGTTTTTCGACACACATAACACCTGGAAATCACAGCTACTTGAAGAATGGCCTTCAATTATTGGTGATTTAAAAGGCCAAGTGCAACTTGAAAAAATTAATGATGATAATCTCATATTGGGAGTTCGAGATTCTAGCTGGATGCAAGAGCTCTATTTTCTTTCTGATGTTTTACTTAAAACAATAAACAATAAGTTGGATCAACCACGAATCAAAAAAATACGATTTAAAACAATGAGTCACAATCAATGTACAAAAAAAAACATACCCAAAAAAAAGCTTGAAGCATGTAAAGTTGTAACACTATCTCAAAAAGAACAGCTTGCTCTAGAAAAAATTGGAGACGCACAACTTCGTATTGCACTTGAACTATTTTTGGTTCGTTGCTACCAAGAACAAGAATAA
- a CDS encoding tetratricopeptide repeat protein has translation MKQLFCIMLGLISIVSYRIACDVNSQQLHRFLWANYLQYKGNTHQAHQWYQKTFEHKVPIHIHEGYVPFLFQTGQFTKIVQLIPKLDTEFADNPDIQRIFALALEKTGKQEEADNRFIALSKKFKTNQEIVFRTAQLFIQQQKLDEALTLIEAYLNNAQRKPNNFIFYFLKAQLHLHLKQIKKSHESVKKSLELYPQFDKSWLLYAMIEEQLGNINNAIKGYTSFLERTQLPTAQIQNHLLELVFRQKMVTQNKQSINVNRSCFNKALLLLQQKQYSKALKHIDHCLEEKNSETDEKKLLKIQILSSMGKPVHAAHQLQAWIEQNPTKNLWFETLHLLCRQGLSYKSAILTLHTIEKKQPNNILPLLYQADLYLRMNNSEQAQHYLQKAHGKTNDAALKAKLLFQLCCIYYEKKQYQKIKTLMKTENAIDSDFPPLLNLLAYYYATQEKQCAIAQTLIEKALKQDKQNPHFLDTQATIFYKQGNYKKALDILQKIASTNRNDFSIVKHLGKALYKTGQSTKAQKVMQHAAVLAKNKYEKNKIHKILISWKK, from the coding sequence ATGAAACAGCTTTTTTGTATTATGCTTGGACTGATTAGCATTGTTTCCTACCGCATAGCATGTGACGTCAATTCACAACAACTGCATCGTTTTTTATGGGCTAATTATTTACAATACAAAGGTAATACACACCAAGCACACCAATGGTATCAAAAAACATTTGAACATAAGGTACCAATACACATCCACGAAGGATATGTTCCTTTTCTTTTTCAAACAGGACAATTTACAAAAATTGTTCAACTCATTCCCAAACTGGACACAGAATTTGCAGACAATCCTGATATACAGCGCATCTTTGCGCTCGCATTGGAAAAAACAGGCAAACAAGAAGAAGCCGATAATCGATTCATAGCTTTGAGTAAAAAATTCAAAACAAATCAAGAAATTGTATTCCGCACAGCACAACTTTTTATTCAGCAACAAAAACTTGATGAAGCTCTTACACTTATCGAAGCCTATCTAAACAATGCACAGCGTAAACCAAATAATTTCATATTTTATTTTCTCAAAGCACAGCTTCATCTCCATCTCAAACAAATAAAAAAATCACATGAAAGTGTTAAAAAAAGCCTGGAGCTCTATCCCCAATTTGATAAAAGTTGGCTATTATATGCTATGATTGAAGAACAACTGGGAAACATTAACAATGCAATCAAGGGATACACATCCTTTTTGGAACGCACACAGCTACCAACAGCACAAATTCAGAATCATCTTCTAGAACTTGTTTTTAGACAAAAAATGGTTACTCAAAATAAACAGTCTATCAATGTTAATCGCTCATGCTTTAATAAAGCACTCCTTTTATTACAACAGAAACAATATAGCAAAGCCCTCAAACATATTGACCACTGCCTAGAAGAAAAAAACTCTGAGACGGATGAAAAAAAATTACTCAAGATTCAAATTCTTTCTTCTATGGGCAAACCGGTACACGCAGCACATCAATTACAAGCCTGGATAGAACAAAATCCAACCAAAAATTTATGGTTTGAAACATTACACCTATTGTGCCGCCAAGGGCTTTCTTATAAATCAGCAATTTTAACACTACATACTATTGAAAAAAAACAACCAAATAACATACTGCCCCTTTTGTACCAGGCCGATTTATATTTACGCATGAATAATAGTGAACAAGCACAACATTACTTACAAAAAGCGCATGGAAAAACTAATGATGCAGCACTTAAGGCAAAACTTCTTTTTCAACTTTGTTGTATTTATTATGAAAAAAAACAGTACCAAAAAATAAAAACCCTCATGAAAACAGAGAATGCAATTGACAGCGATTTCCCCCCTCTGCTCAATCTTCTAGCATACTATTATGCAACACAAGAAAAACAATGTGCAATAGCACAAACACTTATTGAAAAGGCCCTTAAACAAGATAAACAAAATCCTCACTTTTTAGACACGCAAGCCACTATTTTTTATAAACAAGGAAACTACAAAAAAGCTCTTGATATCTTACAAAAAATTGCCTCTACAAACCGCAACGATTTTAGTATTGTAAAACACTTGGGAAAGGCATTGTATAAAACAGGACAATCAACAAAAGCACAAAAAGTTATGCAACATGCAGCAGTGCTTGCAAAAAATAAGTATGAAAAAAATAAAATACACAAAATCCTTATCAGCTGGAAAAAATAA
- a CDS encoding UDP-N-acetylglucosamine--N-acetylmuramyl-(pentapeptide) pyrophosphoryl-undecaprenol N-acetylglucosamine transferase codes for MKKIKYTKSLSAGKNNNAIAFVGGKSGGHIIPALTLAQQEVKNNKTTHILFFSTSSALDKKIISTSAIAPTHIPLPITPVNVKNPLQLIWCCLSFILAFFKSLYHLKKFRAQRVISMGGLVSLPVCFAAKLLRIPISIYELNAVPGKAVTLLAKTGADIYTCFKKTAQFFPKNKCLFSAYPIRYSANTLKIGKQKALKEIGLSPNKPTILILGGSQGSIFINTLIKQWIVSQPEQVKNVQIIHQTGSYDTTDWNIFYATHGISAHSFTYQDNLGIYYQAADIIICRSGAGTLFESIFFKKFIITIPLQSSATTNHQVDNANAFKKQYPHLIWVMNQKMLKKFPEELFGVLNSLLDIQYASHTTQKNKKTF; via the coding sequence ATGAAAAAAATAAAATACACAAAATCCTTATCAGCTGGAAAAAATAATAACGCCATTGCATTTGTTGGCGGTAAATCTGGTGGCCATATTATACCAGCTCTTACTCTTGCTCAACAAGAAGTAAAAAATAATAAAACCACCCATATTTTATTTTTTTCTACCTCAAGTGCATTGGATAAAAAAATCATTAGCACAAGCGCTATTGCTCCCACGCATATTCCACTACCAATAACGCCAGTTAACGTTAAAAACCCTCTACAACTTATCTGGTGTTGTTTGTCATTTATTCTGGCATTTTTCAAAAGCCTATATCATTTGAAAAAATTTCGTGCACAGCGAGTAATAAGTATGGGTGGTCTTGTTTCATTACCTGTTTGCTTTGCTGCAAAATTATTACGTATTCCTATCAGTATTTATGAGCTTAACGCTGTACCTGGTAAGGCTGTTACCTTACTTGCAAAAACTGGTGCCGATATTTATACATGTTTCAAAAAAACAGCACAATTTTTTCCAAAAAATAAATGTCTTTTTTCTGCCTATCCAATTCGTTATTCAGCAAATACCTTAAAAATAGGTAAACAAAAAGCACTTAAAGAAATCGGTTTATCCCCGAACAAACCAACTATTTTGATTTTGGGTGGCTCACAGGGTTCAATTTTTATCAATACCCTAATAAAACAGTGGATTGTCTCACAACCAGAACAAGTAAAAAATGTCCAAATTATTCATCAAACAGGATCATATGATACAACTGATTGGAATATTTTTTATGCCACACATGGCATCTCTGCCCATTCATTTACTTATCAGGATAATTTAGGTATATACTACCAAGCAGCCGATATAATAATATGCCGCTCTGGGGCAGGCACTCTTTTTGAGAGCATCTTTTTCAAAAAGTTTATTATTACAATACCACTACAATCATCAGCAACAACAAATCACCAAGTTGATAATGCTAACGCCTTTAAAAAGCAATATCCTCACCTTATATGGGTTATGAACCAAAAAATGTTAAAAAAATTCCCTGAAGAGCTTTTTGGGGTGTTAAACTCTCTGCTAGACATTCAATATGCCTCACACACCACACAAAAAAATAAAAAGACTTTTTAA